The proteins below are encoded in one region of Aquisphaera giovannonii:
- a CDS encoding DUF4058 family protein, whose amino-acid sequence MPLRDHFRPPVEARHSWDELHGMWPGEIVRQLFPILPEGYVAAPRVHLGAAFEIDVSTFRETEPVTQSQPPRDQGGVAVVPWAPPRPTFTLEADLAEPDEYEVRVYDARFERRLVAAIEVVSPSNKDRPESRRAFVAKAEALLRRGVCISMVDVVTIRRFNLYADLLESLDGSDPMVGESPPAIYAVTARGRRPTGGAPLLETWFSPIELGRPLPTLPIWLEDGLAVSLDLEASYEEACRLLRIA is encoded by the coding sequence ATGCCGCTCCGCGATCATTTCCGCCCGCCCGTCGAGGCGAGACATTCATGGGACGAGTTGCATGGGATGTGGCCGGGGGAGATCGTCCGGCAACTCTTTCCCATCCTGCCGGAAGGGTACGTCGCCGCCCCCCGCGTCCACCTCGGCGCGGCCTTCGAGATCGACGTCTCGACTTTCCGAGAGACAGAGCCTGTGACACAATCCCAGCCGCCACGCGATCAAGGCGGCGTCGCAGTCGTGCCTTGGGCACCGCCAAGACCGACCTTCACGCTCGAAGCTGACCTCGCCGAACCGGACGAGTACGAGGTGCGCGTCTATGACGCGAGGTTCGAGCGCAGGCTCGTCGCGGCAATCGAGGTCGTCAGCCCATCGAACAAGGACCGACCCGAGAGCCGGCGAGCTTTCGTCGCCAAGGCCGAGGCGCTGCTCCGGCGTGGAGTCTGCATCAGCATGGTCGACGTTGTGACCATCCGCCGCTTCAACCTTTATGCCGACCTGCTCGAATCACTCGACGGGAGCGACCCCATGGTGGGCGAGAGCCCGCCTGCAATCTACGCCGTCACGGCCCGAGGTCGTCGGCCAACCGGCGGCGCCCCCTTGCTGGAGACGTGGTTCTCGCCGATCGAGCTCGGCCGCCCGCTGCCGACTCTGCCGATCTGGCTGGAAGACGGCCTCGCAGTCTCTCTGGACCTGGAAGCAAGCTACGAGGAAGCGTGCCGGCTGCTGAGGATTGCGTGA
- the murQ gene encoding N-acetylmuramic acid 6-phosphate etherase codes for MALEDTLLTESRNPRSEAIDTLDALGIVTLMNDEDMAAVRAVGAEAAAIAKAVDWAADRFRRGGRLIYVGAGTSGRLGVLDASECPPTFGTPPGMVVGLIAGGPAALTRAIEGAEDRPEQGAADVAGLDVGDRDLVVGIATSGRTPYVLGAVREARSRNAATVGIACNRPSLLGREVDLEIAPIVGPEVIAGSTRLKAGTVTKLILNTITTGAMVRIGKTLGNRMIDLQPANEKLRIRSRRMLRELAGIDDARAAEILDGCGGKLKPALVAALAEVPPDEAIALLDAHGGKVREAVIARTGVDPR; via the coding sequence ATGGCGCTCGAAGACACCCTGCTCACCGAGTCCCGGAACCCGCGGTCCGAGGCGATCGACACGCTGGATGCCCTCGGGATCGTGACGCTGATGAACGACGAGGACATGGCCGCGGTCCGGGCCGTCGGGGCCGAGGCGGCGGCGATCGCGAAGGCCGTCGATTGGGCCGCGGACCGGTTCCGCCGCGGGGGCCGGCTGATCTACGTCGGCGCCGGGACGTCCGGGCGGCTGGGCGTCCTGGACGCCTCGGAGTGCCCCCCGACGTTCGGGACGCCCCCGGGAATGGTCGTCGGGCTGATCGCCGGCGGGCCTGCCGCGCTGACGCGGGCCATCGAGGGGGCCGAGGACCGGCCCGAGCAGGGCGCGGCCGACGTGGCGGGCCTGGACGTGGGCGATCGCGACCTGGTGGTCGGCATCGCCACCTCGGGGCGGACGCCGTACGTCCTGGGCGCCGTCCGCGAGGCGCGGTCGCGAAACGCGGCGACGGTCGGGATCGCCTGCAATCGGCCGAGCCTGCTGGGCCGCGAGGTGGACCTGGAGATCGCCCCGATCGTCGGGCCCGAGGTCATCGCCGGCTCGACGCGGCTGAAGGCCGGCACCGTGACGAAGCTGATCCTCAACACGATCACCACCGGGGCCATGGTCCGGATCGGCAAGACCCTGGGCAACCGGATGATCGACCTCCAGCCGGCGAACGAGAAGCTGCGGATCCGGTCGCGGCGGATGCTCCGCGAGCTCGCCGGCATCGACGACGCCCGCGCGGCCGAGATCCTGGACGGCTGCGGCGGGAAGCTCAAGCCCGCGCTCGTCGCCGCGCTGGCCGAGGTCCCGCCGGATGAGGCGATCGCGCTGCTCGACGCCCACGGCGGCAAGGTCCGCGAGGCGGTGATCGCCCGGACGGGGGTCGACCCGCGATGA
- a CDS encoding sodium:solute symporter, which yields MHSIDLVVIASYLLGCIALGWWLGSDTKSLNEYFLGERSIPAWAVMISIVATETSTATFLSVPGVAYKVDLTYLQLPIGYLFGRVIVAMLLLPSYFRGRIETAYQVLGHRFGTTTRRTASLLFLVTRSLSDGLRLFLAAKVLQLIAGSTIGTAILVMAAATIVYTYLGGMKAVVWADVLQFAIYMVGALIALLLLVGKLPGGWTELIDRGQDAHKFRMFDFSFDPTRAYTFWAGLIGGMVLNTATHGVDQIMVQRYLSARSQRAAAGALVASGLVVLIQFALFLLIGVGLFAFYQVDPPSGMPLAPDDAFATFIVGYLPVGVKGLVIAAIFAAAMSTLSGSLNASASAVVNDLYRPITGCDDERTLLRLSRGLTVAWGAVQAAVAMGATQLEDSVVNNALAIASFATGILLGLFLLGILTSRVGQRAALVGMVAGISAVSFAKFGTSLAWPWYALVGSSTVFAVGLAASYLRREPVLEPSTPTAASNLDSSA from the coding sequence ATGCATTCGATCGACCTGGTCGTCATCGCGTCCTACCTCCTCGGGTGCATCGCGCTGGGCTGGTGGCTCGGGTCGGACACGAAGAGTCTCAACGAGTACTTCCTGGGCGAGCGGAGCATCCCCGCCTGGGCCGTCATGATCTCGATCGTCGCCACGGAGACCAGCACCGCGACGTTCCTCAGCGTCCCGGGCGTCGCCTACAAGGTCGACCTGACGTATCTGCAACTTCCGATCGGGTACCTGTTCGGCCGGGTCATCGTCGCGATGCTCCTGCTGCCCTCGTACTTCCGCGGCCGGATCGAGACCGCGTACCAGGTGCTGGGGCATCGGTTCGGGACGACGACCAGGCGGACGGCCTCGCTGCTGTTCCTCGTCACGCGGTCGCTGTCGGACGGGCTGCGGCTGTTCCTGGCCGCAAAGGTCCTCCAGCTCATCGCCGGCTCGACGATCGGGACGGCGATCCTGGTGATGGCGGCCGCCACGATCGTCTACACGTACCTGGGCGGCATGAAGGCCGTCGTCTGGGCCGACGTCCTGCAGTTCGCGATCTACATGGTGGGTGCCCTGATCGCGCTCCTGCTCCTCGTGGGCAAGCTGCCCGGCGGCTGGACCGAGCTCATCGATCGCGGGCAGGACGCTCACAAGTTTCGCATGTTCGACTTCAGCTTCGATCCCACCCGGGCCTATACCTTCTGGGCCGGGCTGATCGGCGGGATGGTCCTGAACACGGCGACGCACGGGGTCGATCAGATCATGGTCCAGCGCTACCTGTCGGCCCGCTCGCAGAGGGCGGCCGCGGGCGCCCTGGTGGCGAGCGGCCTGGTGGTCCTGATCCAGTTCGCCCTGTTCCTGCTGATCGGCGTCGGGCTGTTTGCGTTCTACCAGGTTGATCCGCCGTCGGGCATGCCGCTCGCGCCCGACGATGCCTTCGCGACGTTCATCGTCGGCTATCTCCCGGTGGGCGTGAAGGGGCTCGTCATCGCGGCCATCTTCGCCGCGGCGATGAGCACGCTGTCGGGGTCGCTGAACGCATCGGCGTCGGCGGTGGTCAACGACCTGTACCGGCCGATCACGGGCTGCGACGATGAGAGAACGCTGCTGCGGCTCTCGCGCGGCCTCACGGTGGCGTGGGGCGCCGTGCAGGCGGCGGTGGCCATGGGGGCCACGCAGCTCGAGGACAGCGTGGTGAACAACGCCCTGGCGATCGCCTCGTTCGCCACGGGCATCCTGCTGGGCCTCTTCCTGCTGGGCATCCTCACCAGCCGGGTCGGCCAGCGAGCCGCGCTGGTCGGCATGGTCGCGGGCATCTCGGCCGTGAGCTTCGCGAAGTTCGGCACGAGCCTGGCATGGCCCTGGTACGCCCTGGTGGGGTCGTCCACCGTCTTCGCGGTGGGGCTCGCCGCAAGCTACCTCCGCCGCGAGCCGGTACTCGAGCCCTCGACCCCCACGGCCGCCTCGAATCTCGACTCGTCGGCGTGA
- a CDS encoding N-acetylglucosamine kinase codes for MSPGEPLLLGIDGGGTSTVALLGRGDGTVLGRGRAGPSNANAVGEEAARAALEQSIAGAFADAGRERSKAAVACLGLAGFDRPEDKELLRQWSESGRWANDLILGNDGDLVVAAGTPEGFGVGVIAGTGSIAVVRAPGGRSSRSGGWGHLLGDEGSAYAVVLAALRSIARRADGRESPRRTPDPLTRHLCDAMSIPGPEGLVRAIYAPGMDRTRIASLAPAVLAAADEDPSIADVLLRPAGRELALMASAAARAVGWEAGRLDVALAGGFLLSSRVVRESLLDGLRAEGYDPAAMDVPEPAAGALVLARRRLGSP; via the coding sequence ATGAGCCCGGGCGAGCCCCTCCTGCTGGGCATCGACGGCGGCGGGACGAGCACCGTCGCGCTCCTCGGCCGCGGGGACGGCACGGTCCTCGGCCGGGGCCGCGCGGGGCCGTCGAACGCCAATGCGGTCGGCGAGGAGGCCGCCCGGGCCGCCCTGGAACAGTCCATCGCGGGCGCCTTCGCCGACGCGGGACGCGAGCGGAGCAAGGCGGCCGTCGCGTGCCTCGGCCTCGCCGGCTTCGACCGGCCCGAGGACAAGGAGTTGCTGCGCCAATGGTCGGAATCCGGCCGATGGGCCAATGATCTGATCCTCGGCAATGACGGGGACCTCGTGGTCGCCGCGGGCACCCCCGAGGGCTTCGGCGTCGGCGTCATCGCCGGCACGGGCTCGATCGCCGTGGTCCGCGCGCCGGGCGGCCGGAGCAGCCGCTCGGGGGGCTGGGGCCACCTGCTCGGCGACGAGGGGAGCGCGTACGCGGTGGTCCTCGCGGCGCTCCGGTCGATCGCGCGCCGGGCCGACGGCCGGGAATCGCCGCGTCGCACGCCCGATCCCCTGACGCGTCATCTCTGCGATGCCATGTCGATCCCCGGCCCCGAGGGCCTCGTCCGGGCCATCTACGCCCCGGGCATGGACCGCACGAGGATCGCGTCGCTGGCCCCGGCAGTCCTCGCCGCGGCGGACGAGGATCCCTCGATTGCCGATGTCCTCCTCCGTCCCGCCGGTCGCGAGCTGGCCCTGATGGCAAGCGCCGCGGCTCGGGCGGTGGGATGGGAGGCGGGCCGCCTCGACGTCGCCCTGGCGGGCGGGTTCTTGCTCTCTTCAAGGGTCGTTCGGGAGTCGCTCCTGGATGGTCTCCGGGCCGAGGGATACGACCCGGCTGCAATGGATGTTCCCGAGCCGGCCGCCGGGGCACTTGTCCTGGCTCGAAGGAGGCTCGGCAGTCCATAA
- a CDS encoding anhydro-N-acetylmuramic acid kinase has product MRGPARRLEELAHRERRVVAGLMSGTSADSIDVAICSIRGGGIPGPESRGAAVELLGYREEAHDPGIRRAILELDRLDVRSVAELNVRLGEAFAAACAEGLRRAGLPPSELDLVGSHGQTVYHHSSVPGAIKATLQLGDGDVIAERLGVPVVADFRARDIAAGGEGAPISPFADLILFGSTRGTRRAVLNLGGVANVTVLDPEPSAVLGFDTGPANSLIDRLARRLSGGRLACDCDGAIARSGRVDESLVERLLAEDAYLARRPPKSTGFEMYGDAFVDRAARLLGRCDADLMASLTEFTARSIARAFAAFVPPRDEVIAAGGGVRNPALLDRIAALLAPARLLRSDDLGVPGDAREAMAFAILASEAILGHPTSLPSVTGARRSAVLGKLCFPC; this is encoded by the coding sequence ATGAGAGGCCCCGCCCGACGGCTGGAGGAGCTGGCACACAGGGAGCGCCGGGTCGTCGCCGGCCTGATGTCCGGGACGAGCGCGGACTCGATCGACGTGGCGATCTGCTCCATCCGGGGAGGCGGCATCCCCGGGCCGGAGAGTCGCGGCGCGGCCGTCGAGCTTCTCGGATATCGCGAGGAGGCTCACGACCCCGGGATCCGGCGCGCCATCCTCGAGCTCGACCGGCTGGACGTCCGATCGGTCGCGGAGCTGAACGTCCGACTCGGTGAAGCGTTCGCCGCGGCCTGCGCCGAGGGGCTGCGGCGCGCCGGGCTGCCGCCGTCCGAACTGGACCTCGTCGGGTCCCACGGCCAGACGGTCTACCACCACAGCTCGGTCCCGGGGGCGATCAAGGCGACGCTCCAGCTCGGCGACGGCGACGTGATCGCCGAGCGGCTGGGCGTGCCCGTCGTCGCGGACTTCCGGGCCCGCGACATCGCGGCCGGCGGCGAGGGTGCGCCAATCTCGCCGTTCGCCGACCTGATCCTCTTCGGCTCAACGCGAGGGACGCGTCGGGCGGTGCTGAACCTGGGCGGGGTCGCCAACGTCACGGTCCTCGACCCCGAGCCGTCCGCCGTGCTCGGCTTCGACACCGGCCCGGCGAACTCGCTCATCGATCGCCTCGCGCGCCGCCTGAGCGGCGGGCGACTCGCCTGCGATTGCGACGGCGCGATCGCGCGCTCCGGCCGGGTCGACGAGTCGCTCGTCGAGAGGCTGCTCGCCGAGGACGCGTACCTCGCGAGGCGGCCCCCCAAGTCCACGGGTTTCGAGATGTACGGTGACGCCTTCGTGGACCGCGCCGCCCGATTGCTCGGGCGCTGCGACGCTGACCTGATGGCGAGCTTGACCGAGTTCACGGCGAGGTCCATCGCGCGGGCCTTCGCCGCGTTCGTCCCCCCTCGCGACGAGGTCATCGCCGCGGGCGGCGGCGTGCGCAACCCGGCGCTGCTGGACCGGATCGCCGCGCTCCTGGCCCCGGCCCGGCTGCTCCGCAGCGACGACCTCGGCGTCCCGGGCGATGCGAGGGAGGCCATGGCCTTCGCCATCCTCGCGAGCGAGGCGATCCTCGGCCACCCGACCTCGCTGCCGTCGGTCACCGGCGCCCGCCGCTCCGCCGTGCTGGGGAAGTTGTGCTTCCCGTGTTGA